The Nerophis ophidion isolate RoL-2023_Sa linkage group LG24, RoL_Noph_v1.0, whole genome shotgun sequence genome includes a region encoding these proteins:
- the LOC133541940 gene encoding BTB/POZ domain-containing protein 6-B-like: MPTADCRLLHHGRIMRCLTCLLLLPDTLRKSKKLGGLPGRLPLSYDVPSGKKHKKMAAELCPASAGNGNLASGTTVADAEKTKEAPVDQAAGGGGGAGGDDGGGAAATSPSTQQNISNNNTAEPRSWQSSHPTLRERNALMFNNELMADVHFVVGPPGGSQRVPAHKYVLAVGSSVFCAMFYGDLAEEESAIHIPDVEPAAFLILLKYMYSDEMELEADTVLATLYAAKKYIVPALARACVNFLETSLEAKNACVLLSQSRLFEEPDLTQRCWEVIDAQAELALQSEGFCEIDLQTLEIILRRETLNTKEAVVFEAVMSWAAAECQRQGLGPTTRNKRQVLGKALFMVRIPTMSLEEFADGAAQSDILTLEETHNMFLWYTAANKPKVDFPLTAREGLAAQRCHRFQSSAYRSNQWRYRGRCDSIQFAVDKRIFIAGLGLYGSSGGKAEYSVRIELKRQGLILAQNLTKFVSDGSSSTFPVWFEHPVQVEQDAFYTVSAVLDGNELSYFGQEGMTEVQCGRVTFQFQCSSDSTNGTGVQGGQIPELVFYA; this comes from the exons ATGCCCACGGCAGACTGCAGGCTGCTCCATCATGGCCGGATCATGAGGTGCCTGACCTGCCTCCTCCTGCTGCCAGACACCCTGAGAAAGTCCAAGAAGCTCGGCGGGCTCCCGGGCAGACTGCCGCTGTCCTACGACGTCCCGAGCGGCAAGAAGCACAAGAAGATGGCCGCGGAGCTTTGTCCCGCTTCCGCCGGCAACGGCAACCTGGCCAGCGGCACCACGGTGGCGGACGCCGAGAAGACCAAGGAGGCGCCGGTCGACCAGGCCGCCGGCGGAGGCGGAGGCGCCGGCGGGGACGACGGCGGAGGCGCGGCGGCCACCAGCCCGAGCACGCAGCAGAACATCAGCAACAACAACACCGCGGAACCCAGGAGCTGGCAGTCCAGCCACCCCACGCTGAGGGAGAG gaacgcCTTGATGTTTAACAACGAGCTGATGGCGGATGTCCACTTCGTCGTGGGACCCCCAGGAGGGTCACAGAGGGTTCCAGCACACAAG TACGTGCTGGCCGTGGGAAGCTCCGTCTTCTGCGCCATGTTTTACGGCGATCTGGCGGAGGAGGAGTCTGCAATCCACATCCCAGATGTGGAGCCCGCTGCTTTTCTAATTCTGCTCAA GTACATGTACAGCGACGAGATGGAGCTCGAGGCGGACACGGTGCTGGCCACCCTGTACGCCGCCAAGAAGTACATCGTCCCGGCACTGGCCAGAGCCTGCGTCAACTTCCTGGAGACGAGCCTGGAGGCCAAGAACGCATGCGTCCTGCTCTCGCAGAGCCGCCTGTTCGAGGAGCCCGACTTGACGCAGCGCTGCTGGGAGGTGATCGACGCTCAGGCTGAGCTGGCGCTGCAATCAGAGGGCTTCTGCGAGATCGACCTGCAGACGCTGGAGATCATCCTGCGGCGGGAGACGCTCAACACCAAGGAGGCTGTGGTGTTTGAGGCGGTCATGAGCTGGGCTGCCGCCGAGTGCCAGAGACAGGGGCTGGGGCCCACCACCCGCAATAAGCGGCAGGTGTTGGGGAAGGCGTTGTTCATGGTGCGCATACCCACCATGAGCCTGGAGGAGTTTGCAGACGGGGCGGCTCAATCTGACATCCTCACTCTGGAGGAGACGCACAACATGTTCCTGTGGTACACGGCCGCCAACAAGCCCAAAGTGGACTTCCCCCTGACCGCCAGGGAGGGTCTGGCGGCACAGAGGTGCCACCGCTTTCAGTCTTCAGCCTACCGGAGCAACCAGTGGCGGTACCGCGGCCGCTGCGACAGCATCCAGTTCGCTGTGGACAAACGAATCTTTATCGCCGGGTTGGGACTGTACGGCTCGAGCGGCGGCAAGGCCGAGTACAGCGTCCGAATCGAACTCAAGAGGCAGGGCCTCATCCTGGCCCAGAACCTGACAAAGTTTGTGTCGGACGGATCGAGCAGCACCTTCCCGGTGTGGTTTGAGCACCCAGTGCAGGTGGAGCAGGACGCCTTCTACACGGTCAGCGCCGTGCTGGATGGCAATGAGCTGAGCTACTTTGGCCAGGAAGGAATGACGGAGGTGCAGTGCGGGAGAGTGACCTTTCAGTTCCAGTGCTCCTCGGACAGCACTAACGGCACCGGAGTGCAGGGAGGGCAGATCCCTGAGCTGGTCTTCTATGCCTGA